One Oryza sativa Japonica Group chromosome 8, ASM3414082v1 DNA window includes the following coding sequences:
- the LOC9269275 gene encoding uncharacterized protein: protein MSSLSRKYPNIFGTTYSFMVTDFPDIIIQPSYDIFFVRGTKQFSPLLCHYPLTSGSRYHLLYFTHSFIYLFFLSLARLLAQVNLCSPPSPSYKQITKSLFGRFSIFGKQRWSKLHSTWMATRGKLASPLMLNNISLQVCDPLPLYLPISSVCH from the coding sequence ATCAAGAAAATATCCCAATATATTTGGTACCACATATTCGTTCATGGTCACCGACTTTCCAGATATTATAATACAACCATCCTATGATATCTTCTTTGTAAGAGGTACTAAGCAATTTTCTCCTTTGCTGTGCCATTATCCTCTCACTTCAGGTAGCCGATATCATCTTTTATATTTTACTCATTCATTCATTTATTTGTTCTTTTTATCTCTTGCTAGATTGTTAGCTCAGGTTAATCTTTgttctcccccctccccctcctatAAACAAATAACCAAAAGTTTGTTTGGAAGATTCAGTATCTTCGGTAAGCAGAGGTGGTCAAAGTTACATTCTACCTGGATGGCCACTCGAGGAAAATTGGCCTCCCCTTTGATGCTAAATAATATATCCTTACAAGTTTGTGATCCCCTACCTCTCTACCTTCCCATTTCATCTGTTTGTCACTAA